AACTGGTTTGACTGCAGAGCCGCTGCAAAAATGGATCCTGAAGGTCCCATATTCGAAGTAGAAAAAGGAGATCTTGTTGATGATGTTAAGGGAGAATACACTAATGTAAACGCAGTGGTAAATGAAAAATCCCAGGGAACAGTTGAAAGAGTATTTTTACACAGTGTATTTGAATATCCTCACACTTCTTGTGGTTGTTTTGAGGCAGTTGCCTTCTACATACCTGAACTTGATGGAATAGGAATTGTTGATCGGGATTTCAACGGAGAAACACCTCTAGGAATACCATTCTCAGCAATGGCAGGCCAGTGCTCTGGAGGAAAGCAGGTGGAAGGATTCACTGGCCTCAGCCTGGAATACATGCGTTCACCCAAGTTCCTACAGGCAGACGGAGCTTATGAACGGATCGTGTGGTTGCCCAAAGAGATCAAAGATGCAGTGGAAGAGTACATACCTACAGAAATTCGAGACAAAATCCCTACTGAAGAAGATGGTACCACTCTAAAAGAAATCCGCAGATTCTTGGAAGATAAAGGTCATCCCATATTAGAAAGATTAAAAACAGTAAAATCAGAAACTTCTGAAGAAGAAGAGGAAGTTACAGTTGAAGAAGAACCAATCCTAATGGAAGAGATGCAAATGGAAGGGGAAACCATGGCTCCAGTAGCCTATGCACCTCAATTAACTTTACCCTCATCTAGTGGAGTTAAAATAGTTTTCAAAAACGCTAAAGTCTATGCAGAAAAGGTGATAATAAAGAAAAAGTAACATAAACCCTTTATAACATAGATGGAAAGTAAAAATTCTATTGGAGAATATAATAAATAAAATGAAGCCTACATGGATTCAATCGGAGTAATAACGTGATTATTGCAGTAAGTGGTAAAGGTGGAACCGGGAAAACACTGGTATCCTCTCTTCTCATAAAATCCCTAAAAGACACAGAAAAAGATATTTTGGCCATTGACGCCGACCCTGACAGCAATTTACCTGAAGCATTAGGGGTAGATGTGCACAAAACAGTGGGAGATGTGAGGGAAGACTTAAAGGAAGACACTACCAAGGGCCGGATACCTGCTGGAATGAATAAGTGGGATATTCTTGACTACAAAATCATGGAATCAATTATTGAAACACCAAACTTCGACCTCCTGGTAATGGGGAGGCCGGAAGGCAGTGGATGTTATTGTGCTGTTAACAACATGCTCCGTAGAATAATCGAAAACTTATCATCCAATTATGATGTGATTGTCATTGATGCCGAGGCTGGACTTGAGCACTTAAGTCGTCGAACCACTCAAAACGTGGACGTGATGCTGGTGGTCACTGATAAATCCAAAAGAGGAATTCTCACCGCACAAAGAATCGGTCAACTCGCCGATGAACTGGACATTAAATTTCAGGATCTTTATCTGGTTTTAAACCGTGTTAACCCTGAAAATGAGGATGAAATCGTGCAAAAAGTCAGAGAAACCGGTTTGGATATGGTGGGTATAATTCATGAGGATGATGAGGTAACCCAGTTTGATATTGAGGGGAGGCCCCTGGTGGAGCTTCCAGATGAATCTTATACTGTAAAGGCAGTATCCGGGATATTATCCCGTATCTTAAAGTAAGTAAGGATGTGGGTATATGGATAAAATGTCGCAACTTCTTAAATTACTGGAGAAAACGGACTATATAGAGATAAATGAATTTAGAATGGATTTTGAGGAACTGGAATTGCAGCTAATGCCCGCTGTTCAGAAAGTTGTGCAGCAGGCAGTAACCAAACAGGCTGCAGTCCAGGAAACCATGAAGAAAATGGAAGCTATTGAATTTACTCCACCCATAAAGGATTACCCTGGAGAAGTGGCCCAAGTGCAACTGGGGGCCGGAAGCAGAAAACCAGTCTACCTAGGAGGACAACAGGCACTTTATCGCTTCGAAGAACCCCAACCCAATCCACCAGTGGTGACATTTGA
This is a stretch of genomic DNA from Methanobacterium petrolearium. It encodes these proteins:
- the cdhC gene encoding CO dehydrogenase/CO-methylating acetyl-CoA synthase complex subunit beta, whose translation is MFEDIPVDVSPMYEGERIRAANMFVELAGPKSMGAELVQVEENVENGKVTVIGPELDAMQEGDIHPLGILIEIQGEHLEKELEGVIERRTHELCNYIKGFMHLNQRDAIWCRVSKEALEAGFKLEHLAKTLSILFKEEFPLIESIAVTIMTEPAKVEEFVSKANEEYQTRDARARELSDEDVDVFYGCVMCQSFAPTHVCVVTPDRTALCGAINWFDCRAAAKMDPEGPIFEVEKGDLVDDVKGEYTNVNAVVNEKSQGTVERVFLHSVFEYPHTSCGCFEAVAFYIPELDGIGIVDRDFNGETPLGIPFSAMAGQCSGGKQVEGFTGLSLEYMRSPKFLQADGAYERIVWLPKEIKDAVEEYIPTEIRDKIPTEEDGTTLKEIRRFLEDKGHPILERLKTVKSETSEEEEEVTVEEEPILMEEMQMEGETMAPVAYAPQLTLPSSSGVKIVFKNAKVYAEKVIIKKK
- a CDS encoding AAA family ATPase, which gives rise to MIIAVSGKGGTGKTLVSSLLIKSLKDTEKDILAIDADPDSNLPEALGVDVHKTVGDVREDLKEDTTKGRIPAGMNKWDILDYKIMESIIETPNFDLLVMGRPEGSGCYCAVNNMLRRIIENLSSNYDVIVIDAEAGLEHLSRRTTQNVDVMLVVTDKSKRGILTAQRIGQLADELDIKFQDLYLVLNRVNPENEDEIVQKVRETGLDMVGIIHEDDEVTQFDIEGRPLVELPDESYTVKAVSGILSRILK